AACTATAGGATATTTTCCAAAAAGTTTATTGTAAGAAGATTTACTAATATTTAAAATTTTACTGTTAGTATTTGGTTTCCAGCCAGGATAACCGTTTGAATTTTTTACATTAAAACCAGCCATTTTAAATACACTGGAAACCATGTTTACTATATCTGTTTTTGCTGATTCTACAGAGCTTCTCTGACTAGTGGTTATTTCTATTTTATTTTTTGAAATGGATTTAATAGAAGCCAGATTTGTTGAAGTCTCAACTAACCCTGGCATTTCCTGACTCCATGCAATTACTCCGTGAGGACATGCATATAAAGCATTTAATAATCTGAATTGCGATTTACGGTCGATTACATATTGTGGTTTTTCGCAAAGCTCTATAGTTAATGTCATGTTAGGCTCTGTTAAAGCGTATTCGCTTTTTACAGCTGCTGAAAATAATTCAAAATCGCCAATGATTTTTTTTGGTAATTCACTTGTAACAACGAATACTGCAGATGCTTCACGTGCAATGGCATTTCTTAAATTTCCACCTTCAAAAGAGGAGAGTCGTATTCCATAATTTTCATTTATTTGCCATAAAAATCTTGTTGCAATTTTTACAGAGTTAGCATAACCTTTATGAATATCATCACCTGAATGACCACCAGTTAATCCACTTATATTAATTTTTAGTGCAACCTGTTTTCCAGGTGTTTTTTTATTTTCAAATTTTAATGTTGCAACTGAATCTCTTCCACCTGCACAGCCAATAAATAATTCACCTTCATCTTCCGAATCAAGATTTAATAATATTTTACCCGTAAAGAATCCGGGTTTTAAAGCAAATGCACCGGTTAATCCTGTTTCTTCATCAACTGTGAATAAACACTCAATTTTACTGTGTTGTACTGTTTTTGATGCAAGTAAAGCTAGTTGTGCTGCCATACCAATGCCATCATCGGCACCTAGTGTTGTTCCCTTTGCTGTTATCCATTCGCCATCAACAACAGCATTGATAGGATCTTTATCAAAATCGTGCTTACTGTTACTGTTTTTTTCACAAACCATATCTAAGTGACTTTGTAAAACTACGGTTTGCTTTTTTTCAAATCCTTTTGTTGCTGGTTTTGTAATCAATACATTTCCAACACTGTCTTTTTTTGCTGTAAGTTTATGTTTTTTTGCAAAATCGAGCAAAAACAAAATAATTTTTTCTTCTTTTTTTGAAGGTCTGGGAACTTTTAAAATATCATTAAACTGTGTAAATACTTCAACAGGTTTTAGCTGGTTAATAGTTTTCATAGATTTAGTATTTTGTTTTTGGTAAAATTATATAAAAAAATGGCTCTTCAAAAAGAAAAGCCATTGTTATAAAATCATATATATATAAAATGATTATTCTCCCATATCAATTTCACCTCCACCACCATTCATTTCCTGATTTTTGCGTTCTTTTTGTTTAACTCCATCATTTATTCTGTATGTTAAAGTAAAGTAAGCTACCCGGCTTTCGCGTTTAAATTCCATATTTGCTTTTAAACTTGGATCCTCTGTAACTATTCTAAAACTCATTGTATTAAATATATCACTAACTCTTAGTGATAATGATATTTTTTTGTTTTTAAAATCTTTTTTTATACCTGCGTCAACAGTATAAAACTCTTTTCTGATTGCCTGAGCTTGTACAGAAGGACCTTCAAACATACAATTTATTTGTGCCGAGAAATTTTTAGGAAGATAAAATGATGCATTAAATTTTCCATTATAACTAAAAATGGAATTAGTTAAATCAGTATCAAGATTACTTCCATCCAATGTTGTTTTAAACCATGAGAAATCACCAGATAATCTCAGGAATTTAACAGGACTAGTTGAAATTACAAAGTCAAAACCGTATGAAGTTGCTTTATTAACGTTTATTGGCATAACTGTTATAACTCCTGTTGTATCAATAATTCTGAAACGGCTAACAACATTATCAGTTTGCTTATAAAAAACAGATGATGTTAGTGATATTTTTTTCCAGTCTTTTATATGACCCAGTTCATATGAGTTGATATATTCGGGTTTTAAATATGGATTACCAGTATGTAAAGTTAATGGGTCTGAAGCATCTATAAATGGATTCATTGAATGAATAGAAGGGCGATTAATTCTTCTGCTATAACTTATTTGCAATTTGTTTTCTTTGGGTAAGGAATAACTAGTATGTGCACTTGGAAATAAACTAAAATAATCATTTGTAAAATCTTTATCCATCGTTTTTTGTTCACCAAACTGATATGTCTGTTCTGCTCTTAAACCTGCCTGAAAGCTGAATTTCTTCCATTCCATCGAATAAGTTGCATAGCCTGCGTACACCTGATCTGTATATTTAAAACGGTTTGAAAGATTAGTATTGTTTACAAAATCCTGAACTGCAAAGTTATTTATTGTGTCATACGAAAGTGTATCATATTCTTCAAATTTGTAATCGTCATCAGTAGTTCTCATCATATACTTTACGCCAGCACCAAACTTTGTTTTTTCATTTATTGGTGTTAAATAATCAGATTGAAAAGTAATATTAGAATTATTTCCAATATTATTTGATCTTTGTTCCGGCGTGATTTCAAGGGGCAAATAATTTTCCTGTAAATAATTGTTTGTTTCGTTATGATCGTTTTTTGAATAATATAAATCAGAGGTTAACTCTCTGTCTTTTAGTTCAAATTTTCTTTTAAATCCTAAAGCAAAATCAATATTATTATTATCATCATCAGAAATTTCATCACGTTTATAGTCTTTTACTAAACTATTTGTATAGTCATAAATCTTATTTAAACTATAATCGTCACCTGGTCGTTTTCCCATTCTGTAACTACCAGATAGAGTCAGGCTGTTCATGGGATTAATGTTATAATCAATACCACCTTTAAATGAATGTGACTCGTTTTTAGATTTATTAGTAGAATTTATATCATAAATTGAAGCAATGGTATCATTCATGTAAAAAAATCTATCATGCGATCTTTTACCATTTCTATCGTTATTCTTATAGTCGTAATTGGCATATAGATTAAATTTTCCTGTTCTTCTGTTTAAATTTAATGATGCTCCATATTTTTCCCAAGTTCCATAATTAAGTGTAACTAAACCGTTAGTTCCGTCACGTTTTTCTTTTTTAGTTTTAATATTTATTATGCCAGCCATTCCTTCAGGGTCATATTTTGCAGAAGGGTTTGTAATAAGTTCTATTGTTTCAATTGTATTTGCAGGTATTTGTTCTAAAATGGCTGCTTTATCTGCACCAGAAAGCATTGAAGGTCTTCCATCAACAAGTATAGTTAAATTTGTGCTTCCTCTTAAACTTACATTTCCATCCATATCTACTGAAACAGATGGTGTATTTCTTAAAATATCAGTTGCAGAACCACCAGCGGTTACAATGTTTTTATCAACATTAATCACCTTTTTATCTAATGAAAACTCTACCAGAGGCTTTTCGCTACTTACCACAACCTCACTTAGCTGAGTAGAGGCTGGTTTTAATTTTATTGTGCCTAAATTAACCGAAGGTGTTTGTGGATTTACTTTTGCCGTTGTTACAAATCTATCATATCCTATAAAGTCAATTTTAACTTTATAAAACCCGGGTTTTAGTTTATCTACTATAAAAAATCCTTTTGCATCGGAGATTGAACCTCCGGCTAAGGTTGAGTCACGCATGGAATAAACTGAGATATTTCCATATTCCATTGGCTTACCTGATGCATTTTCTATTAATTTCCCTGTGATTTCGCCACTAAATCCTTCCATCTGAGGCCTTCCCTGAGAAAACGAAAATTGTAAAGTTGATAATACAATAGCTGTAGTAAGTATAATTCTATACATAATTATAATTTTTTTAACGTCCGATTAGACATCTTAAAAACGTTTATGTTTAATTTAATAACTAGATTTTATAATGCTGTATTTTATGTATTTATAATATTATGCCATTAATAGATTGAATAATATCATAGTTTTTTACCTTTGAAAAAGTAATTTTAAGCTATATTTTTTATAAATATTTTGTGGATGTATTTTTCTTCAATTTCAAATAATTGGATAGCTGCATTTAAAATAAAACCTTTTAAATTTAGGGTATTAATTACAATTCCGGTTTTAATTATACTTCTGGTTTTTATTACAAAATTTCTGACTTTTAATGAATACCGAAAAGGTATTGTTATAAGTGACCCTCTTTTAAATTTATTAACCCCAGTTAATTTATCGGCTTTTACTTTCGGGCTTACTTATTTTTCAGTGTTATTTGTTATAATTTTATTGCTTCCAAAACCCAGAGTGGCATTAATTACCTTAAATGCTTATATGTTGATTCTTATTTTCAGAATTATCACAATGTATATTTTTCCACTTGAGCCACCGGTTGGAATAATACCATTAAAAGATGTTTTACTCGAAAGTTCATTTTACTCGGGCAGGGCAAATCTTAAGGATTTATTTTTTTCTGGTCATACTGCAACAATTTTTCTTTTTTTTCTTGTCTCCGAGAATAGATGGATTAAGTTGATATTTATTTTGTTAACTATTATTATTGCATCTTGTGTTTTGTTGCAGCATGTACATTTTACAATTGATGTAATTTTTGCACCGTTTTTTTCATGGCTTTGTTATAAATTAGCACAGAAATTAAATAGGTATTAATTATTGTTTTTTGTCATTTTTAGTGTCCGCAACAGTTGAGGACGTTCTGCATGACAGTATAAATAAATTATAAAATATGTTTACTAAAGAAGATTTAAATCAGATGAAACAATTGGGTATAAACCCAAAAGTTGCCGAAAAACAAATAGAGTTTTTTAAGAGTGGTTTTCCATTTGTGGAGCTTGACAGACCTGCAATTGACAAGGATGGGATAAAAGTTTTTTCTGAAAAAGAAATAGCTGAACTTACTAAATTATATGATAAAAACACTGAAAACGAAAATATTGTAAAGTTTGTTCCAGCTTCAGGTGCAGCAACTAGAATGTTTAAAGATTTATTCTCATTTATGGATGAATGGACAGGATCTGTTGATATTGAGAATGATAAAAAATTCAGCATGGTACTGGAATTTTTCGAAAAACTGCCACAATTTGCATTTTATAATGAATTGAGTGAAGTTCTAAAAAAAGAGTATAATCTTAATATTGAGGAAGAATTTAAACAAGATAATTATATTAGTATTATTTCTGCGTTGTTAACTCAAAAAGGACTTAATTACAGTAATTTACCTAAAGCTCTACTTAGTTTTCATTCTTATAAAAATGAAGTAAGAACTTCATTTGAAGAACATCTTGCTGAGGGCGCCAAGTATGCTGTTTCTGCAAATAATAATGTAAATATTCATTTTACAGTTACTCCAGAGCATTTGGCAATATTTAAAGCACTTGTAAAAAAAGTTCAGTCAAAATACGAAAAATTGTTTAATGTTATTTTTCATATTAGTTACTCAATTCAAAAATCATCAACTGATACAATAGCTGTAAAGCTTGACAATGAGCCATTTCGTTCTGCAGACAAAAAACTGTTGTTCAGACCTGGTGGGCATGGGGCTTTAATTGAAAATCTTAATGAAATTGATGCTTCAATTATTTTTATAAAGAATATTGATAATGTGGTACCTGATCATTTAAAGAAACAAACTGTAATTTATAAAAAAACAATTGGTGGACTTTTAATAAAAGTAAGAGATCAGATTTTTGATTTTTTATTGAGAATAAATAACGGTGAAAATTCAGATAATTTCGTTAAAGAAATTTGTCAGTTTTATAAGAAATATTTCTTTGTTGAATTAAAAATTTCAAAAGATAAATCGAAAATTTTAGAAGAAATAAAGTCAATTTTAAACCGCCCAATCAGAATTTGTGGCATGGTTAAAAATTTGGGTGAACCCGGAGGAGGTCCATATTGGGTAAAATCAGCGAATGGTAATTCTTCGTTACAAATAATAGAATCTTCTCAAATTGATTATTCTAATAAAATTCAGTTAGATACATTTAAAAAAGCTTCACATTTTAATCCTGTGGATTTAGTTTGTGCAGTGAAAGATTTTAATGGAAAAAAGTTCAATTTAACTGAATTTATTGACCCGGATACAGGCTTTATTTCAAAAAAATCAAAGGATGGAATGGATTTAAAAGCGTTAGAATTACCCGGACTTTGGAATGGAGCAATGGCATATTGGAATACCATTTTTGTGGAGGTTCCAATCATAACTTTTAACCCTGTAAAAACAGTAAACGATTTGTTAAGAAACGAGCATCAACCTTTGGAGAAATAATTATTAACTGTTTTTATTAAGAACAGTTATAGAAATAAATATTTTAAGTATTTCTTTAATTAAAAACAGCTTCTATAGTAAATGGAATTTTATTATTTCCATTTCATATTGAAAAACCTCCTTTTCGTTGAATATATTTGTTAGTGTACTTTTTGAGAAGTAATATTGTGTAAATTATTATATGAATATCTTATGAAAAACTCAATTTTAATTATTAATTTATTTTGTTTTATTGCAATGACAGGATATAGCCAGACTTTAAATCACGGTTTTAAATTAATCGAAAAAAGATTTGTAAAAGAAGTAAATGCAGATTGTTATTATTATGAACATGTTAAGAGTGGAGCAAAACTTTTAAAAATTGCTTCAACTGATGAGAATAAAACATTTGGAATAACTTTTAAAACACTTCCTACAACTGATAATGGTGTAGCTCATATTTTAGAACATTCTGTACTTAATGGTTCCAAAAGTTTTCCTGTAAAAAGTCCATTTGACATTTTGGGCAAAGGATCATTAAATACATATTTAAATGCCGGTACTTCTAGAGATGCAACAGAGTACCCTTTTGCCAGTATGAATGATAAAGATTATTTTAATTTAATGTATGTATATCTTGATGCTGTATTTAATCCATTAATTTATACAGAACCAAGAATATTACAACAAGAAGGATGGCATTATGAACTTACTGATAAGGATGCTCCTATTGTATATAAAGGTGTTGTTTATAACGAAATGAAAGGTGCATTTTCGAGCCCTCAGAGAGAACTTTTGTATCAGAATTTAAAAAATTCATTTCCTGATAATGCTTATGGCTGTGAATCTGGTGGACTACCATCAGCAATTACAACATTAACACAAACTCAATTTGTTGATTTTCATAAGAAATTTTATCATCCCGAGAATTCTTACATTATCCTTTATGGTAATGCTGATATTAATAAAGAGCTTGAATTTATTGATAGTAAATATCTTTCTAATTATACACGCACAGGAGGTAAGATAATAATTACAGATCAGAAACCATTTAGTGCACCTAAAGAAGCAACAGCGTTTTTTCCTGTATTGGAGGGAGCTTCAACAACTGATCAGACATATATATCTTTGAATTTTGTTACAGGTCGTGGTGCTGATTATACACTTCGCTTAGCTTTAAGTATTATTTGTGAAGTATTGGTAAATCAGGAATCTGCTCCAATTAGAGTTGCATTGCAAAAAGCTGGTATTGGAAAAGATGTTTCAGCTTATGTTCAGGATTTTAATCAGAATTTATTAAGTTTTAATGTTCAGAATGCAAATCCACAGGACAAACAGAAATTTAAAGAAATTGTAATAAGTACATTAAATGATGCTATAAACAAAGGCATTGATAAAGAAGAAATTCTTGGTGTATTAAATCGTTACGAGTTTCAATTACGTGAAGGTAGCGATGCACAAAAAGGAATTTCATATATGGATAATATTAAAATGGGTTGGTTATTTGAAGATAATCCATTTAAAGGTCTTGAATACGAACAACAATTAACTGAATTAAAAAAAGCTTTATCTACTAATTATTTAGAACACATTATAAAAGAAAATATTTTAAATAACCAACATTCAGTTCTTGTTAGTCTGGAACCAAAACCAGGACTGGAAAAAGAAAGGAATATTAATATTGAGAATGAGTTAAAAGCTTATAAAGCTAAATTAAGTAACGAACAAATTGAAGCATTAATAAAAGAAACAAATGATCTTATTGCTTTTCAAAAATCTGAGGATAGTCCAAAAGCTTTAGAATCTATACCAATGTTATCGCTATCGGATATCGACAAAAAAGCGGCATTTTTTAGTTGTCAAGAAAAAAATATAGGTGGAACAAAAGTGCTATTTCATGAAGAGTTTACAAACGGGATTGAATATGTGAATTTAAACTTCGATTTGAGAGTTTTACCAAAAGAATTGATTCCTTATGCATCTCTGTTATCTGATATTTTATGTATGGTTAATACAGAAAAATACAGTTATGGTGATCTAAATCGTTTTTTAAATATTAATACAGGAGGTTTCAGTACTTCATTAAGTACTTATCTTGAGAGTAATGATGACAATAAGTTGATTCCTGTTTTTAAACTGAATTCAAAAATAATGAACTCAAAAACTAATAAATTGTTTGAGTTAATAGAAGAGGTTATTCTAAAATCAAAATTTACCGACAATGAAAGAATTAAAGAGGTTTTAACTCGCTTACAATCTCAAACAGAAGCATCTTTTAAACGTAATGGGTATAATGTTGCCGCCAGACGTTTACCATCGTATTATAGTAATGAGGGAATGTTTAATGAGTTAACTAATGGACTAGAGTATTATTGGTTTTTAACAGATATAACAAAGAATTTTGACAGTAATGCTGAAACTATAAAGAATAATCTTTTAAAAGTATCTAAACTACTATTTGTTAAAGACAATATGATGTCAACTGTAACATGTAGCAAAGAAGATTTTGAAAAATATTCTAATGCTTTAACTTTATTTACAAAAGTACTTCCTACAGAAAAGCCGGTTTATAATTCATGGCAATTTAAATTTGAAAATAAGAATGAAGGGATACTTACAACTTCAAAAGTGCAATTTGTTATGACCGGATATGATTTTAAGAAACTCGGATATAAATGGAATGGCAATATGCGTGTTTTATCACAGGTTTTATCATCAGATTATTTACATAATCAGGTTCGTGTAATTGGTGGTGCATATGGGGGAAGATGCAGTTTCTCAATTGACGGCATGGTTTCCTTTGGTTCGTACAGAGATCCTAATTTAAAATCAACATTTGATGTTTATAATAAAATACCTGAATATTTAAACAATTTTAGTGCTGACGAAAAGTCTATGACACGTTATATTATTGGTACTATATCTGATATGGACTCACCATTAACACTTCAGCAAAAAGGAAATATTGCGTTTTCATATCATTTAAGAAAACGTACAATGGAAGATGTTCAAAAAGACAGAGATGATATTTTATCTGCAAAGCCCGAAGATATTAAGGCTTATTCTAAAATGATTCAGGATATTTTGAATCAGAAGGCAATATGTGTTTTTGGAAATACTGATAAAATTAATGCTGAAAAAGAAAGTTTTAATAAGCTTATTAAAATAGAAGCACAGTAAATTAATTTGTTTCATTGCTCATAATAAAAAAAACACCATGCAAACATGGTGTTTTTTTTATTATGTGATTTTATGCTAATTAGCATATTAGAATACAGTAAATAAGTAAAAAATAATATTATCTTTTCTTAATTCTTGCAATTAATTTTTCGTTATTTTCCTTAAGTCTGAATTTTACAATTTTTGTAACAAGCGCGATTGGTAAAGGTTTATTTAATGTAAACTGAATTGTACCCTTTGTTACATGATATTCAGAAAGCTCATTTTGAAATGCTTTAATTCCTGATGAAGTAGGGTAAAAACCAATATGGTTTTTATATGCAGCAAAATAAACTAATATGCCTTTGTGTTTAAAGGCCGGCATATTGTAACTTATTACTTCTTCTGCTTCAGGTGCAGCCTTTTTAATTGTAGCTCTAAGTTTAATTAATAGAATTTGGGTATCAGCAGGAAAAGTTGTTATATATTCTTCTACATTGTTATATTTAATAGTTTCCATTACAAAAATTAATTTACAAAATAGGACTAAAAATTCTGGCAATGCCTTCTGCAATTCTTCTGGAAATTGAGCGTTTAGAGTATTCTTCTAAACTTAATAATTCACAATAAGACAAATCTTCCATAAACGATTCCTTTAGTTTAGTTGCAACTTTTTCATCATAAATAAGAGCGTTTACTTCAAAGTTTTGGTCAAAGCTTCTTAAATCCATATTTGCCGTACCAACAGAACTAAATACATCGTCAACAATTAAAACTTTACTATGTGTAAATCCTTTGTTATACATATAAATGTGAACATCTGCCTCGAGCAATTCCTTGAGGTAAGACATAGAACCATAGTACGTTAATTTAGAATCGGAGCGACTTGGTAATATAATTCTTACATCTACACCACTTAATGCAACTGTTTTTATTGCAGTTAAAATACTTTCGTTTGGAATAAAATAGGGGGTTGATATGTATAAATAATCTTTGGCAGTTGATATAGCATAAAAATAAGTTTGCATTATACTGTCCCAATCTGAGTCGGGTCCACTTGTAGCTATTTGTACAAAACATTTTTCGCATGATTCATATACCGGAAAATATTTTGAATCATTTAATAATTTATCTGATGTAAAATGCCAGTCGGTAAGAAAAACAACTTGCAAACTACCAACAGCAGTGCCTTCTAATTTTAAGTGAGTATCACGCCAAAAACCTATATCCGGAGCGCCGTACATATAACGATCAGCGAAATTTAAACCACCAACAAACCCGGTTTTCCCATCTATAATTATTATTTTTCTATGGTTTCTGAAATTTATTTTTTGAGCAAATCTTGGGAATCTTACAGGTATAAATGCATTAGCCTGTACTCCGGCATTTGTAAGTTCTTCTACATATTCATCACTAAGGCTCCATGACCCTACATCATCATAAATTAATCGTATTTCTACACCTTCTTTTGCTTTTTGTATTAATATTTTTTTAAGTTTTTCACCAATAGTATCTTCTTCAATCATATAATACTCTAGGTGAATATGATGTTTTGCATTTTGTAAAGCTTCAAAAATTGCAGGAAAAGTTTCATCACCATTATTTAAAATGGTTACTTTATTCATGCTGGTTAATAATGCTTTACTATTATTTAAAAGCAACCTAATTATTCCTGCTTTTGATAAAATCTTAGAATTTGAAATGTCTAAGTCATCAAGTAAGTGCTCAGATTGCCATGCAATAAGCTTCTCTGTTTGTCTGAAGTCTGCTATTTCTTTTTTCGTAAATATTCTTTTTTTACGATAATTTTTTCCAAAGAAATAGAAGAGAATAATTCCTGCTGCTGGTATAAGTAGTATAGCTAAAATCCATGCTAATGTTCGGTTTGGATCTCTGTTTTGTACAATTAAAAATAAAATAACAATAATTCCAATAAGTAAAAGAGCATATTCGTACCAATAAATAGTATAGTGCCAGATATCTTGGAATATTGTATTTAAAAAAATCATTTTTTATGAATTATCATTAATGTTATTTCTGGTGGCATTCCAATTCTTCCCATAAATCCAATGCAACCCAATCCTCGATTAACGTACAATGTACTATTATTATTTTGATAAAGTCCTGCCCAGTGAGAATATCTGTATTTTACTGGACTCCATTTAATCCCGAATTTCTCAATGCCTAACTGCATTCCATGTGTATGACCTGAAAAAGTAATGTCGACTTTTTTTGAGAATTTTATTTCCTCATTCCAATGTGTTGGGTCATGACTAAGCATTATCGTAAAACTATTATCAGTAATATTTGAAATAGCTTTTTTAAAATCTCCATATTTTTTAAATGGTGGAAGTCCCCAGTTATCAACGCCTGCAATAAAAATGCTATCGTTATTATTGCTTATTGTTACAGAGGAATTTCTAAGTAAATTAAAGCCCATCGCTTTATAATGCATTATAATTTTTTCAAGATTTGCATTTTTTGTTTCCGGAGTTCGCCAAATTGTATAATCACCAAAATCGTGATTTCCCAAAACAGCAAATTTTCCAAGAGGTGCATTAATTCTATTAAAAACAGAATCTAATCCATCTGCTTCTTCTGAGAAATTATTTACAAGGTCGCCGGTAAGTAGAACAATATCAGGATTTAGCTTATTTATAATATTTACAACTTCAGTTAATGCTTCTTTGTTATAATAAAGGCTACCAATATGAATATCTGATAATTGAACAACCTTTAATCCGTCAAATGATTTTGGAAGTTTATCAGAATAAATTTCAGAGTTTCTAACAGTAAAATCAGTTTTCCCAATGGTTATTCCATATAACATTCCAATTATAATTAATATACTTAAAATAACACCGGTTAAAGTAATTTTGCTGAATTTAAAGTCCTTTCTAAATATAGCTTTTAAAGTAAATTTTATAAATTGATTTAATAAGAAAAATATTGCAATATTTAGTTTTGGTATAAAAAATAACATAAAATAGGAGAGAGTGTAAAACATATTTGTGAATGCAATAAAATCAGGATTAGAGCGAATCTTAGATGTGTATATTGCAAATGCAATAATAAATAAG
This genomic interval from Bacteroidia bacterium contains the following:
- the cls gene encoding cardiolipin synthase, coding for MIFLNTIFQDIWHYTIYWYEYALLLIGIIVILFLIVQNRDPNRTLAWILAILLIPAAGIILFYFFGKNYRKKRIFTKKEIADFRQTEKLIAWQSEHLLDDLDISNSKILSKAGIIRLLLNNSKALLTSMNKVTILNNGDETFPAIFEALQNAKHHIHLEYYMIEEDTIGEKLKKILIQKAKEGVEIRLIYDDVGSWSLSDEYVEELTNAGVQANAFIPVRFPRFAQKINFRNHRKIIIIDGKTGFVGGLNFADRYMYGAPDIGFWRDTHLKLEGTAVGSLQVVFLTDWHFTSDKLLNDSKYFPVYESCEKCFVQIATSGPDSDWDSIMQTYFYAISTAKDYLYISTPYFIPNESILTAIKTVALSGVDVRIILPSRSDSKLTYYGSMSYLKELLEADVHIYMYNKGFTHSKVLIVDDVFSSVGTANMDLRSFDQNFEVNALIYDEKVATKLKESFMEDLSYCELLSLEEYSKRSISRRIAEGIARIFSPIL
- a CDS encoding metallophosphoesterase, whose translation is MRMILPFGISLLIYLLAEIAFIYGIKKHVIKNKFRFKIFIWVDIILSLLFIIAFAIYTSKIRSNPDFIAFTNMFYTLSYFMLFFIPKLNIAIFFLLNQFIKFTLKAIFRKDFKFSKITLTGVILSILIIIGMLYGITIGKTDFTVRNSEIYSDKLPKSFDGLKVVQLSDIHIGSLYYNKEALTEVVNIINKLNPDIVLLTGDLVNNFSEEADGLDSVFNRINAPLGKFAVLGNHDFGDYTIWRTPETKNANLEKIIMHYKAMGFNLLRNSSVTISNNNDSIFIAGVDNWGLPPFKKYGDFKKAISNITDNSFTIMLSHDPTHWNEEIKFSKKVDITFSGHTHGMQLGIEKFGIKWSPVKYRYSHWAGLYQNNNSTLYVNRGLGCIGFMGRIGMPPEITLMIIHKK